The following are from one region of the Gossypium hirsutum isolate 1008001.06 chromosome D03, Gossypium_hirsutum_v2.1, whole genome shotgun sequence genome:
- the LOC107950163 gene encoding very-long-chain 3-oxoacyl-CoA reductase 1, translating to MEACFFDTLKAQPFWVIVLFTLGSLSLLKFSFVFLKWVWINFLRPGKNLKKYGSWGLVTGPTDGIGKGFAFQLARKGLNLVLVGRNPDKLKDVSDSILAKYAKIQIKTVVVDFTGDLDEGVKKIKETIEGLDVGVLINNVGISYPYARYFHEVDEELLMNLIKVNVEGTTKVTQAVLPGMVKRKKGAIVNIGSGAAIVIPSDPLYAVYAATKAYIDQFSRCLYVEYKNIGIDVQCQVPLYVATKMASIKRSSFFVPSTDGYARAAMQWIGYEPRCTPYWPHSILWGLAYSLPESVVDAWRLRFCLGIRKRGQLKDSRKKE from the exons ATGGAAGCCTGCTTCTTCGACACTCTCAAGGCTCAACCTTTCTGGGTTATTGTCCTTTTCACTTTGGGTTCTTTATCACTCTTGAAGTTCTCATTTGTTTTTCTGAAATGGGTCTGGATCAATTTTCTTAGACCTGGTAAGAATCTCAAAAAATATGGCTCCTGGGGTCTTGTTACTGGACCAACTGATGGTATCGGCAAAGGATTTGCCTTTCAGCTGGCTAGGAAAGGGCTAAATCTTGTCTTGGTGGGCCGTAATCCTGATAAACTCAAAGACGTTTCCGATTCAATCTTGGCCAAGTATGCCAAGATTCAGATCAAGACAGTTGTTGTGGACTTCACTGGCGATCTTGATGAAGGCGTGAAGAAGATAAAAGAAACTATTGAAGGACTGGATGTGGGGGTTTTGATTAACAATGTTGGGATTTCATATCCTTATGCCAGGTACTTCCACGAGGTTGATGAGGAGCtgttgatgaatttgattaaggTGAATGTTGAAGGTACCACAAAGGTAACTCAAGCTGTTTTGCCTGGGATGGTGAAGAGAAAGAAAGGCGCAATTGTGAACATTGGGTCTGGTGCTGCCATTGTCATCCCTTCTGATCCACTCTATGCTGTTTATGCTGCTACTAAGGC GTATATTGATCAATTCTCTAGGTGCCTTTATGTTGAATACAAGAACATTGGGATTGATGTTCAGTGTCAG GTTCCATTATATGTGGCAACAAAAATGGCATCAATCAAAAGATCGTCTTTCTTTGTTCCATCAACAGACGGATATGCTCGTGCAGCAATGCAGTGGATAGGCTATGAACCTCGTTGCACGCCCTATTGGCCCCATTCCATCCTTTGGGGCTTGGCTTATTCACTGCCAGAGAGTGTGGTTGATGCATGGCGTTTGCGCTTTTGTCTTGGCATTCGAAAGAGGGGGCAACTCAAAGATTCTAGGAAGAAGGAATGA
- the LOC107950162 gene encoding LOW QUALITY PROTEIN: pentatricopeptide repeat-containing protein At4g11690-like (The sequence of the model RefSeq protein was modified relative to this genomic sequence to represent the inferred CDS: deleted 1 base in 1 codon): protein MLQSLTLIPKLAKNPPLKALSLFNSSILQGLQHTPESISFTLYILLSSNLRFHSQSLLLQIISGRISSPFFTPSSLFHYLTQHCFSPNSMNQIRLYESIINAHVQSQLPDQAIYYFNQMVDKNFVVGPNTFNGIMDFLIKFYCFEKAWTLFQESKGRVKLDVYSFGILIKGCCEAGDLGKSFELLDQIEELGLAPNVVIYTTLIDGCCKNGDLEQAKLLFAKMEELGLVPNEYTYTVLINGLFKRGLENDGLELYEKMQRKGVIPSLYTYNSVMKVYCSEGKVGKAFEMFDEMRERGVACNVVTYNILIGGLCREKRLREAEKLVDQMKRTGLSPNLITYNSLIDGFCNVGKLEKARYLFGQLKTKGQSPSLVTYNILISAFSRAKDSTTIAKLVKEMEERGIRPSKVTYTIVIDAFIRSENTEKAFELYLFMQKAGLGPDVKTYGVLIHGLCIKGNMKDAWKLFTSMDEMQLKPNDVIYNTMVHGYCKQGSSYRALRLLQEMKEKRLVPNVASYNSTIGVLCKDGKWQEAEALVTEMVESGFKPTVSIYNLISEIKNNT from the exons ATGCTTCAATCTCTGACTCTCATTCCCAAATTGGCGAAGAACCCACCTCTCAAAGCTCTCTCCCTCTTCAACTCTTCAATCCTCCAAGGTCTTCAACACACCCCTGAATCCATATCCTTCACTCTATACATTCTTCTTTCTTCCAACTTGCGCTTTCATTCTCAGTCCCTTCTCCTCCAAATCATCTCTGGTAGAATCTCCTCCCCTTTCTTCACTCCTTCGTCTCTATTCCACTATTTAACTCAACACTGTTTTAGTCCCAACTCGATGAATCAAATCCGTCTGTATGAATCCATTATCAACGCCCATGTTCAATCCCAGTTACCTGATCAAGCCATTTATTATTTCAATCAAATGGTAGACAAAAACTTTGTGGTTGGACCCAATACTTTCAATGGCATAATGGATTTCcttataaaattttattgttttgagaAAGCTTGGACCCTATTTCAAGAATCCAAGGGGAGGGTTAAGTTGGATGTTTATAGTTTTGGGATACTGATCAAAGGGTGTTGCGAGGCAGGGGATTTAGGCAAAAGTTTTGAGCTTTTAGATCAGATTGAAGAGTTGGGTTTGGCTCCAAATGTTGTTATATATACTACTTTGATTGATGGGTGCTGTAAAAATGGTGACTTGGAGCAGGCAAAGCTGTTGTTTGCCAAAATGGAGGAACTTGGTTTGGTTCCTAATGAATATACATATACGGTTTTAATCAATGGGTTGTTTAAAAGGGGACTTGAAAATGATGGGTTAGAGCTATATGAGAAGATGCAGCGTAAAGGGGTAATTCCTAGTTTATATACTTACAATTCAGTGATGAAAGTGTACTGCAGTGAAGGAAAAGTAGGTAAAGCTTTCGAAATGTTCGATGAAATGCGTGAAAGAGGAGTAGCATGTAATGTTGTTACGTACAATATATTGATTGGTGGGTTGTGTAGAGAGAAAAGGTTAAGGGAGGCTGAAAAATTAGTGGATCAAATGAAGAGGACTGGTTTAAGTCCGAATTTGATTACATATAATTCGCTCATAGATGGTTTTTGTAATGTTGGAAAGTTGGAGAAGGCTAGGTATTTATTTGGTCAATTGAAAACCAAGGGTCAATCTCCATCTTTGGTGACTTACAACATTCTTATTTCGGCGTTCTCTAGAGCGAAAGACTCGACAACAATCGCTAAGTTGGTCAAGGAAATGGAGGAGAGAGGGATAAGACCTTCTAAAGTAACGTATACAATTGTAATTGATGCATTCATTAGATCAGAAAACACAGAGAAAGCATTTGAGTTATATTTGTTCATGCAGAAGGCCGGTTTGGGTCCGGATGTT AAAACGTACGGTGTCTTGATCCACGGGTTGTGCATAAAGGGAAACATGAAGGATGCATGGAAACTATTTACATCAATGGATGAAATGCAGTTGAAGCCTAATGATGTGATATACAACACGATGGTTCACGGGTATTGCAAACAAGGTAGCTCCTATAGAGCCCTGAGGCTGCTTcaagaaatgaaagagaaaagGCTGGTTCCTAATGTAGCTAGCTACAACTCTACTATTGGAGTTCTTTGCAAGGATGGGAAATGGCAAGAGGCTGAGGCTTTAGTGACTGAGATGGTTGAATCAGGTTTTAAACCTACAGTCTCCATATATAATCTAATCTCTGAAATAAAAAACAATACATAG
- the LOC107950164 gene encoding mitochondrial import inner membrane translocase subunit TIM9 — protein MDKNMLAGLEGLPEEDKARMSSMIDHLQLRDSLRMYNSLVERCFNDCVDNFTRKTLQKQEETCVMRCAEKFLKHSMRVGLRFAELNSQAATQD, from the exons ATGGACAAGAACATGTTAGCAGGTCTCGAGGGTCTCCCTGAAGAAGATAAGGCCCGAATGTCTTCCATGATCGACCATCTTCAGCTTCGTGATAG TCTAAGAATGTATAATTCTCTTGTGGAGAGATGCTTCAATGACTGCGTGGACAACTTCACTCGCAAGACTCTGCAGAAGCAAGAGGAGACCTGCGTCATGCGATGCGCGGAGAAGTTCTTGAAGCACTCAATGCGTGTAGGACTGAGGTTTGCAGAGCTTAACTCGCAGGCCGCAACACAAGATTAA